Proteins from a single region of Corylus avellana chromosome ca11, CavTom2PMs-1.0:
- the LOC132166112 gene encoding transcription factor MYB93-like: MGRPPSNDDSGLKKGPWTPEEDQKLVKYIQKHGHGSWRALPKLAGLNRCGKSCRLRWTNYLRPDIKRGKFSQEEEQTILNLHAVLGNKWSAIAGHLPGRTDNEIKNFWNTHLKKKLIQMGFDPMTHRPRTDIFSSLPHLIALANLKELMEHHSWEEQAVRLQAAEAAQMATLQYLQTLLHPPLPSSTSNLNSTTFSHDMSSETSTIYNLLSSLSSMKDQDFGLGTSTLQPILHDDSIPFLHLPDLQSPLKNDNNIIVQAPPHELTGFNQGELSSPNNSQWLASSSSTPSPSVAPPMSNLGDACSTSSYGGVAPFAWPELLLEYPLFDNEIS; the protein is encoded by the exons ATGGGAAGGCCTCCTTCTAATGACGACAGTGGCCTCAAGAAAGGCCCTTGGACACCTGAAGAAGATCAAAAGCTTGTCAAATATATCCAAAAACATGGACATGGAAGCTGGAGAGCCCTTCCCAAACTTGCAG GGCTCAACAGATGTGGGAAGAGCTGCAGATTAAGATGGACCAACTACTTAAGGCCTGACATCAAGAGAGGGAAATTTTcccaagaagaagaacaaacaaTTCTGAATCTCCATGCCGTTCTTGGCAACAA ATGGTCGGCAATCGCAGGCCACCTGCCTGGTCGGACGGACAATGAAATCAAGAATTTCTGGAAcacccatttgaagaaaaagctTATTCAGATGGGTTTTGATCCCATGACTCACAGGCCTCGAACCGACATCTTCTCAAGCTTGCCTCACCTTATAGCCCTGGCTAATTTGAAAGAGCTTATGGAGCACCACTCATGGGAAGAACAGGCTGTGAGGCTTCAAGCTGCAGAGGCTGCTCAAATGGCTACGCTTCAATACCTTCAAACTCTCCTCCACCCTCCTCTACCTTCTTCCACAAGCAACTTAAATAGTACTACTTTCTCTCATGACATGTCTTCAGAGACTAGTACTATTTATAACCTTTTGAGCTCACTTTCTTCAATGAAAGATCAAGACTTTGGTCTTGGAACTTCCACCCTTCAACCAATACTCCATGATGATTCAATTCCTTTCCTTCATTTGCCTGACTTGCAATCACCATTAAAGAAtgataataatattattgttcAAGCTCCACCTCATGAGTTGACAGGGTTTAACCAAGGGGAATTAAGCTCTCCCAATAATTCTCAATGGCTTGCTTCATCTTCAAGCACTCCATCTCCTTCTGTGGCTCCACCCATGAGCAATTTAGGCGATGCATGCAGTACTTCAAGCTATGGAGGAGTGGCTCCTTTCGCTTGGCCTGAGCTTCTCCTTGAGTACCCTTTGTTTGATAATGAGATTTCTTAG